CGCGACGGGCGAGTCGGACGAACCCGCGGCGACGGACGACTGACCGTCGACGAGCGACACCTTTTCCGCCCGGCCCGTCGGAGTCCGTGGCATGACCGAAGACGAGGAGGACGCCGCGGCCGGGCCGGCGTTCGCGGGGACGGGCGCGGCGAGCGCGGTCCGCGAGCACTGGGAGGACTTGCTAGGGGACATGGACGCCACGGCGGCGGAGTTCGAGGACGCCGGCTGGGAGACGCTCCGGCTCCACCCGGGCGACGTGACGGCCGTCACCGGCGACCGCTGGGGGTTCGACGTGCTGGTCCCCGACGACGAGTTCGAGCGACTTCGCGAGTGGGTCGATGCCGGCGACTTCGACGAACACGACGTGTATCGCGTCGAGAGCGGGATCAACTTCGCGCTCGTGGTGCTGAAAGACGACGACGGCGAGCGGGCGGTCTGCTGTCCGCTCTACTACGACGACGCCGCGGTCGAGGGGCTGGGCGAACTGGCCGAGCGACGGGGCCGCGTCGAGACGCACGTCCGCAACCTCGCCGAGGCGTACGTCACGTTCACCCACGACGAGCCGGACCTGTTCTTCTCGGACGACGCGGACTGACGGGGTGGTCGGTCGTCCGGGCGAGAGCGATGGCCGGGCTTAAGACGGTGAGCGTCCACGGTCCGGTGAATGGCGAAGCCGGTACTGAAGTGGGCGGGCGGCAAGCGCCAGCTGCTCGACGAGCTGTACGCCCGCTTCCCGGCCTCGTTCGACCGCTACCACGAACCGTTCTTCGGGGGCGGCGCGGTCTTCTTCGACCTCGAACCGGCCGCGGCGACGGTCAACGACACCAACCCCAGACTGGTGAACTTCTACGAGCGGGTCCGGGACCGACCGGAGGACCTGATCGACCGGTTGCGCGACTTTCGGGACCCGGAGGCCGGCCCCGACCCCGACCTGCCGTTCGACGACGAGACGCGACGGGGGAAAGCGGTCGAGCAGTACTACTACCAGCAGCGCGCGCGGTTCAACGAGCGCGCCTACGGCGACGGGTGGCCCGCCGATGACGGCGACCGGCTGGAGGAGGCCGCGCTCCTGCTGTATCTGAATCGCACCTGCTACAACGGGCTGTACCGGGAGAACGGTGACGGCGGGTTCAACGTCCCGATCGGCCGCTACGCCGACCCGGACTGGGTGCAGGCCGACCGGATCCGGGCGGCCGCCGGGACGCTCGCGGGAACCGAGGTACGGAACGG
The window above is part of the Halosimplex rubrum genome. Proteins encoded here:
- a CDS encoding DUF7529 family protein, with the translated sequence MTEDEEDAAAGPAFAGTGAASAVREHWEDLLGDMDATAAEFEDAGWETLRLHPGDVTAVTGDRWGFDVLVPDDEFERLREWVDAGDFDEHDVYRVESGINFALVVLKDDDGERAVCCPLYYDDAAVEGLGELAERRGRVETHVRNLAEAYVTFTHDEPDLFFSDDAD